The Streptomyces cynarae genome contains a region encoding:
- a CDS encoding carbohydrate ABC transporter permease: protein MAPAPGTDGGRAGNRTEDAPAGHTGVLGWDLRPATKRGPYLIVLALAAVVFTYPFIWLISASLKPRTEVLDNLLIPRHVQASNFTEVWNYAPMLTWLGNSVTVALAAAVTVTLSSALVAFGFAYFRFPGRNVLFGLVLGTMMLPQAVTLIPVYLVWDHLGLTGTQVPLWAQNIFGSSFYIFLLRQFFLSLPREMFEAARVDGCSFFGLFWRIALPLSRPALAIVFVFEIQASWSDLLRPLVYLQDTSLFTIPRGLKSIIDTFGNGGEQHWEIIATASLIATIPMIIIFAFAQRHIIDGIATQGRKG from the coding sequence GTGGCGCCCGCGCCCGGCACCGACGGCGGTCGGGCCGGCAACCGGACCGAAGACGCCCCCGCCGGCCACACCGGTGTCCTCGGGTGGGATCTGCGCCCTGCGACAAAGCGAGGTCCCTACCTCATCGTCCTGGCCCTCGCGGCCGTCGTGTTCACCTATCCGTTCATCTGGCTCATCAGCGCCTCGCTCAAGCCGCGCACCGAGGTGTTGGACAACCTCCTGATCCCTCGACACGTGCAGGCGTCGAACTTCACCGAGGTATGGAACTATGCACCGATGCTCACGTGGCTGGGCAACAGCGTGACGGTGGCGCTGGCGGCGGCCGTGACAGTGACGCTCAGCAGCGCCCTGGTGGCGTTCGGCTTCGCGTACTTCCGGTTTCCCGGGCGCAACGTGCTGTTCGGGCTGGTGCTCGGCACCATGATGCTGCCCCAGGCGGTCACCCTGATCCCCGTCTATCTGGTCTGGGACCACCTGGGCCTGACCGGAACCCAGGTGCCGCTGTGGGCGCAGAACATCTTCGGCTCGTCGTTCTACATTTTCCTGCTGCGCCAGTTCTTCCTGTCACTGCCCCGGGAGATGTTCGAAGCCGCACGTGTTGACGGCTGCAGCTTCTTCGGGCTGTTCTGGCGCATCGCCCTACCGCTGTCCCGGCCCGCTCTGGCGATCGTCTTCGTCTTCGAGATCCAGGCCAGTTGGAGCGATCTGCTCCGGCCACTGGTGTATCTGCAGGACACTTCGTTGTTCACGATTCCCCGCGGTCTGAAGTCGATCATCGACACCTTCGGCAACGGCGGGGAACAGCACTGGGAGATCATCGCGACGGCCAGCCTGATCGCCACGATCCCCATGATCATCATCTTTGCCTTCGCCCAACGGCACATCATCGACGGCATCGCCACCCAGGGTCGCAAGGGCTGA